Below is a genomic region from Populus trichocarpa isolate Nisqually-1 chromosome 15, P.trichocarpa_v4.1, whole genome shotgun sequence.
GTCCGGGTCCAGGTCAGAATCTCCCAACAAGGCAAGTGCCCCCTTGGtttgttaatgaaaaaaaagggcaaGGAATTTGTAGTTATTACTTCAGAGTTGTGTGCGTGGGACTTCAGTACAATAACTAGTAAAGTACTCAGATTAAGCTCTATCTTTATGCAGGCACGGTCTGGAAGTGCCTGACTGCTATAAACTACAGTGAAAACCGCCGAGGCCTTCTTAGATGGACTCAGACGAGTTTCAGGGGCTAGTTGTACTAGTCATCCAGTTATTTACTTGgaatattttgatgaaaacatgAACTAGCAGTAGTATTTGGCCTGATGGTTTCTAGTCATTTTgttggtctcggatttatgtTAGCACACTTTTTATGTTGAACCTGGGCAATTTTCCAATGTTTGTGACACTCCCATCATTTAGATGACTGAACATCGTGTTGGTTTGTGCTCTAGTTTTCACTGTTACCGGTTAATCCCAATCACCCCATCGATATAAGCATGTTATTGTCGTTCTTGGCCGTCACCATTGGAACGTTCTTGACCAATCAATCCCCTCGACGGATGAAAAGGGGACGAAGTCATTCATGCTCTGAGTATTTTGTTTGTTCTCATTAGTGGTGATGAGGAATGAGCATCTGTGAGAATATTGATTGTGTGTGGGAATGCAAGCGTGCGGCTGTGATTTGGGATTGGGGATGCAACTGTAATTTTGCAAATGGATCCTTAGAGCTTTTAGGgtgctttttaaattaatttttacttgaaataatatttagttaaaataatttgaaataaagaaaaaaatataagaaaatgtttatttaaaaatacttttgaaatgcaaaaataattaGGCtaatatgtttggtattgtaactattgttaatttttgtggttgtggtttaaaaaatagattttagaaaatatgaattgtatttttattgggATTTATACAAAATTATAGTTTGTGGTgcttaataaaatacttttaaaaatatagatgggataaaatatagttttatttgtATCGTACATTAGGTGTGTTTGGGAGTAGTGtggtagttttttattttacgaggttcatataaaaataaaaacatgtaattaaaaCTTACTTTTAACGGTGGTTTTTTTGTGCATTTAATAggttttatatctaaaaaaaaatattaccttcTTGGAATGCAGGTTTCTCCCTCAGATCATGTGATAACTAGAGTTTTTGCTATTGACTTAATTTTGATTCCATTCCACAATCTATTACATCACTGCAAGATTTCAgtaattaaaaactttatctcTGTTCTGTTCATTGAATTAACATAATATGAGTCCCCACGTTTTAGTATGTGAAAAgcagtaattattcaatatttttgaaaatgttaCTTCCCCGTGGACTCATCCATAAATATTGATAATACTTAGATTGTTGGTATAAGCTATGTTGTTGCAGGGGTGTTTGAGGATATATTAGGTTaggttttgaattataattttatctaatttaatttttgatattttacataATATAAACTTTGActcattcaaaaacaaatttaaatccaAGTGGGTTAGATGTATCGGGTTAGACTAaaatttttatggatattaTTGTTATTCGTGGATTGATTATATTAATTCTCTTATTCATTGATGATTCTAAAACATTCGGGTTGTTATAGTTGGAATTAGATAATACCcctaaaatacatatattaaagACAATATAAAATCTATCAcaattttcacataaaaataaaacaaaataaaaattacagtcaaatattttatcaaattgttagggtataatataatacaaagaCAAAGTAGCAGGAAGAgactaaaaagtttttttggatttgtgatttgattaaaaagttcagtgaattcttgaaaatttcatttgttttttcatggtcTCTTGGTTACCAaacaaaaaagatcaaaaatgTAAAATGTATTGTCACTTCATCATATCaaacttcaaaagaaataactataatttttgtaAAAGTAGGGAAAAGAAATAAGgagaaaagattataaaaataaggatcagtTGCAAGTGTGAAGGcaagagagaaacaaaatgaaaagagaagaaaaaatattagttataacaaaaacaccttaaagatctaaataattttttatgccttcaaataattcaaaaattgataaaaaacaaaaaaaaagacctgaAAAATTACAAACTTTTTGAGATTAGATCTacttttttagataatataaaaaaaaaatacttaattgaaACTCCTCTTAATAAATGAACCTGTAACACCACGATCAATTAACTTGATAATTAAAATCATTGTTAAATGATATTTTCACTCACTACAATCAGAATTCattaactttctttcttttacttcAAATGAGAAACAAAAGCAATGAAGTTTTGGAAAATGGGAGagtttttaataaacttaaaaggattaaaaatgGGTCAGTTGCAAAGTAAATGACCAAATTTAACTTTTTGAGTCAATTTTGAAATGGCAatctaattttttgttttttattttggtttcttgtttttcaattttacccttgcttaacaaataaaaaaaacaattggagtTTAATTTAACTACAAAAAGATCCAATCGAGAAGAAAAAATGTAACATCCCCCTATACCCGggttgttataaaaaaatatgaagattaaattaaaaaaatatatacttgaaTACATAGTAAATTACGAGAGGGTACTATATTTCAATGTTTTCACCTCactatttagtttttgttactaGATCATTGGTTCGCATTATACTATggatcaaatgatttttttaatgtataaaaaatatctagtcGTTACTAacgtttttttcttgtaaaaaaataattaatttatgtgtgGGTTGATTCTGGATGACCCAGTTGGCTTGACAAGTTCAAAGACAACCTGGATGACCCAGTTGGCTTGACAAGTTCAAAGACAACCTGgactagtaaaaatatagtttgacccAAACAAATTCAAGtcgacatctttttttaaaaaataaaaatattaagacaacaatatattggattgacttgGGTCAATTTGAGTTAATTTGCCAAATCCGCAACCCTGATCATGAGGCCATGATAACCTCATCAGAAAGCAAGTCAATAAattgaagcttaattctcaatgtAAACACAAATTTGAGTACCTATAAATTAAGCAAGCACAtgtgtataaatatttgattttattaaaatatatgattacgtacaatctctatttaaaaatattcttacaaaaaaaatcatatgattcttccaatgaatttaatttgtgacgacttgatttatttataaaatcaagtcAAGATCTGTACTTTGCAAGAACACACATTTAGGCCTTTATTGTAGAGTGAGATTTGATGATTTgatacttaaaataatatttttgattttatctttaaagtATTGTTGAAGAACTGTTATAGGTTGTTTAGTCATTTATTATAGACTTCAAGCCCAAATAAAAAAGACTTGAGAGCTTTAGTGAGAATTTCTTTGTTTGAAGAGTTTATCTTGAAGAGAATTTTATATCTCCAAGAAGAATTTCtactatttttatgtttaagttGAGGCTCTCtgtttataagattttttttgtcaatgtcgcatgtcattattttatttgttgatttttatttatgaaatcttgtatttataataaaatatctcaTCCCAAATATCAACTTTTCATTGgccaataaatatataaaagcacatttattttccatgttgtttatttcaatttcattttttttgtaaaaataaaatgaaatgacaCATGGCTAATTTTGATTGGTTGCAAGTTTTTTGTTTCTACACTCATCAAaccaatattgaagaataaaatttaaaaaatcaattaaaacaaaggaaaaaaataactcgagtaaACCTGAATTAACCTTTCAAACATGCAACTCGAGTCACAAGACTAAAATAtctcaatagaaagcaaatcaaaataaattctaaaactcATTTCTCagtcaactcaatattaaaagatgaactgaaaaaaaaaattatattaaaaaaagacaaaataacccgagtcaacatgAGGTAAACACTAAACTCGTGATCTAAGTTAtgagacaaattaaaaaattatgaagtctaatttctaattaataaaatatttaataataaaataaaataaatcccaAGTAAACTGAGTTAATCTATAATTTGGGTTATGATTCGGGTTAAGAGATtgaaataactttatagaaattaaatttaaataaatcattaaaactaatttttaacaaatttaatattaaaaaaaaagtataaatttgttttgaaaaatactattaaaaatatatatacctcTTGCCAGCTTTGCCCTAAAACCCTAGCTAATAAACCCTCTTGCCCTTCGTCAACTCTCTCAATTTCCCAACGTAACGCAGCTCTCATCTGGAAAAGACACAAGCAAAGCAAAGAAGCAATCATGTCTCTGAGTCAGTTCGCTTGCACTTACGCCACCCTCATCCTCCACGATGAAGACATCTCCATCACCGTATGAAACCAGACACACCagctttttatcttcttctttttttattaaaagaaatctaaggtgttttttttttcctgaaatatTGATGCAGTCGGATAAGATTGCTACACTTGTGAAAGCAGCCAATGTGACTGTGGAATCTTACTGGCCAAGTCTTTTTGCTAAGCTTGCTGAGAAGAGAAACGTTGGTGATCTTATCATGAATATTGGTGCTGCTGGTGGTGCTGCTcctgctgctgttgctgttgcttcTTCTGGTCCTGCAGCCGGTGGGGCCGCTGCTCCAGCTGTTGAGGAGAAGAAGGTATGAACAATGGtgctctgttcttttttttttttggtgttttagtCATAAAGGTTTGATCTTTAGGAaaaaattgagagttttttttttgttgtgatttgttttgtttcattgtcaatgtttgattttttggggttttgttCTTTATGTGTTCTGTTTTGGAATATGGTTTTACCTGTGTTCATTGTTTTTCTAAGTTTTGAAGTTTGtatgtttgtatttttgaaatttgtccttttcttttagttgtaaAGGCTTGAATTTTAAGGggaattttagattttgttttgaggattttgagttttagagtgtttgtgttttgttttgagatttggTGTTGTTTATGTGCAGGAGGAAGCCCCAGAGAGTGATGATGATATGGGATTCAGCTTGTTTGATTAGGTGCTTCTTTCTATTATCTTCAGTTTTAGTACTCTTTGTTGCCTTAAGAAATTAGGATCGGCTTCCAATTGTAATGTGGTAAAATTTTGGTTGATGATTTGAGAACTTCTGATTGATTGACCATGAACCTTTTTTCAAGGAATACAAGGATGTTTGATGTTTTAGCTCTATGAATTTCTTgtttatattgattttgattCAGTTCTTAACAATGCTTACTTGTTTGGTCGAAAATTCAATGGGATTTGTTGTATCCAAACTTGTTCATGTTTCCTATGCGACTGCTATCCAAGTTTGATGTGCATATGGTATTGAAGATTATCCTATTTTTGGAAAGCTATACAGCATGAAGAATTTGAATAGAGTTTATGATGGTGGTTATGTAGGCTATTATGAGATCCAAGGTTTTTGGATGCCATCGTTTTCAAGTTGCCTCCATAACTGTGGCAATGCAGCATAGCAGAATCATGTGCCCAAGTTTCCTTTTGGTTCAAACTTTAGTCACCCTCACACTTGCAACAGCTATGAGATGATTGTTATGTGGAGGAGGTAATGAATGTGGGTTGACTAAAGCCCTCC
It encodes:
- the LOC7464480 gene encoding 60S acidic ribosomal protein P1 — translated: MSLSQFACTYATLILHDEDISITSDKIATLVKAANVTVESYWPSLFAKLAEKRNVGDLIMNIGAAGGAAPAAVAVASSGPAAGGAAAPAVEEKKEEAPESDDDMGFSLFD